CCCTGATCAGGGACGATTTGTCCACGAATTTGATCCCGCCGCTCGGCCTCTTCCCCACGATTGAGCACCTTCCAATAGACGGAGTAATCATTCGGTACGTCGATGTCCGCGATGAAGAAGTCCAAGGAACGTTTTGCAAACAGCGGGTATTTGTTTGCAAGCATGTGTCGCAGTGTGTGTTCACGGAAGCCATCCTGCTTGACCTCACAGTCGAGTCGGACGTTGTACCGTATATCGATAGGAAATTTGTCCTCGATAAACTCTTCTGTTGCCCGCCATGAACGATCTGAGCTCGATGATGCCTCAGTCTGTGTTTCCGCAGCCGGGAAGGCTCGACCATAAACCTTTTTCCATTTCTTGTTCGCACTACTTGTCTTCTCTGCATCGATCGCATCCAGACATAGGTGATAAGCCTTTTTGGCCTTCCGCTGAAACGATTTCTTGACCTTCACGTGTTGGCCACTTCCCGGGGCGTTATACCTATCTTGCTTCGGCAGTTCGGAGAGGTACTTGAAGAAGTCACGGCTCATCCAGTCGTAATAAAGGTAACTCTTTGTGTCGTAATCGCTAGTCGAGTTGAGAAAGTTGTAAGCCAAAGTATCGATGAGCAGGCCGCCCATCACCACGCCATGCTTATTCCGCCAGGCTCGGACCATCTTGCTAAGTCGGCGCAGATTTAAGTTTTTCTGTTCGTCTAACTCGGCAAACGCCTTCATTTCCGCGCGGGGTTTCGTGAACTTCCAACAGCCTCCGTTATAGGTGTCTGGGTACTTGAAGCTGCCGTCATCTTGCTCGAAAACCGGTTGGACTTCGACATGGAAGTTCGTATAAGTGACCGTCACCACAAGACGGTCAACCCGCACAGCCGTGTTCGGATAGCGAGCGAGAATCGCCGCCCTCACGTCCTGAAGAAGTTTTAGTTGACCGTTATCCTTATACGTCTCCCATTTAGCCTTGGGCATGATGTATAGCATGTCCAGATCGGAAATTCCGTTGATACCTGTCTTCCGACCGAAGGATCCAACTTGGAGTGTGTTTGCCGTCTTTGATTCGGTATCTCGGAACTTTTGTTGAGCGCGGCGGTGATCTCGCCGTAAGCGCAGGCTGATGGTGTCTGTATTCGTTATCGCCAGATTCGCCAAGAACTGGCGAATCATATCGGCAACAGACAGGGTGTCTCCATTTGAATTCGAACCTGCATATACCTGAGCTATCGCGGATGAGCTTGTCACTTTTCTTGCCTCTTACAAATCGTGGTGGGATCGTTATATTGCTCCTGTTGCCTAGTATGGGTCGGGTAACCGTGTGATCACCTTGCCTTGAATCGAAAAACCTTCAGTAAAGATCATTGGCTTGTTTTCCGGGTTGTCGGATTCGGGCGTAAGAACGACAAAACCATTGTCCCTACGGAAACGCTTGACGGTCGCGGCTCCATCGACTAGGGCCAGAACAATATCGCCGTTGTCCGCCGTGGCTTGTTGTCGTACAAGCATGAGATCGCCGGGAGCAATATTCGCGAGGTTCATCGAATCGCCCTTCGCTCGGAGGATGAAGTACCTGCTTCCAGGCTTCGCAACCGATGTCGAAACCTTTACCCAGCCTTTTGCATCCTCAATCGCCTCTTCCATCGGGCCGCACGGCACCTCCGCAAGAATCGGCACGTCAACAGTTCGTGCATTAGCGACCCTATCCGATTTGTGAACGAGTTCAATTACGCCGTGCTCGTAAACAATACGACCAGCTGCAGCGAGTCGATCGAGTAAAAGTTGCACAGAACGTTTCGATCCATAATCCAATTCGACTCGAATAGCTTCAAAAGAGGGCTGTTTACCAAATCGAGCCAAATGGTCGGCAATAAACAGAAAACCCTTCAGATCATCTTTTGGTTTACGTCCCATGATATAAGCATACATGAAGCGTATGTTTATATTCAATGCCCTATGGTATTATATTTTCACGACATTTGTGGGGCAGGAGATAGATAATGAAAAAAGGAACGGGAAGTAGAGCGGCTCGTGCCGCAGCCAAAGTGTTACGAACATCAACCAGCAAGACCGTGAGAAAGGCCGCGGGAAGTGCTCTAACTCAAAGCAAGGCTCCGACGGAACGAACCTCTGCGGCAGCGGCTAAGGCTGCCTCCAAGGTGTTGCGCGATGGTCGCACAAGCAAAGCAGCGAAGACTGCCGCAGCAAGCACGCTAGCTCAACGCCAGAAATGAGATCACCAAAACAATTCCGGCATCAAGCGGTCACTGGGTCGAATCCCATTGCCACTCTGGTGCCGGAGTGACCTGAAACATAGGAAACGCGAAGCCGTGTGCCTTGAGTTTCCTAAATGATCCGCATAGACTCTCGATCATCCGTGAAGGATTCGCCGAAGTCGGACCGAATCACCTCAGTCAGGGCGAAGTCGCACGGCATTAGCCCGGGAAAAGCAGAAATGCCGGAACCGCCGTCTTCCCGAAAAGAACGGTGATGACGTTTATACCGTCAGGCGGCAACCCTGGCTGAAGCGGCGGGGCAGCATACCGAAGACGTTATCGCATCGGTTGACGGGAAGTCGTATTCAACCAACTGAATGACCTTCCTTAGCCTTGTCCTTTGCCCTAGAAATCCGACCCTTCCTCGCCGAATACGGCCCCGAACAGATGTTGCCCAGCCCCTTTTACCTAATCCGCTGGCTCCTCAACCCGGTACCAAATCCGCCTTCCGCGAAACCGTCAGAACGACGGTCACGGGTTGACGCTTAGTGAACCTAAGGACAACATCGACGACTAGTCATTAAAAGGATTTGCGATAGAGAAAAGCAATATGACACCCTCTGGGGGGGGGAGGACCCGAAAGCCTTTGTGCGTCTTTATCGGCCGCTGATTTCATTTACACGACAATCGCCCAGGTAAAGATTGATGCCCAAAAAAAGGTTCCATAGGACTGGTTTATTGACTGGAAAAATTCGCCCCACAGGTCACGTAGCCATCGATTCTTGAGATCAGATTCGCGATTTCAAAACTGTCTTTGTTCCTCAAGACATCCGTAATGGTCGTCGATCTTAAATTCCTCGATAACCTCTCGATGTCGTTACGAATCCTCGATAGTAGATTGGAACCGTCGCGTCTTCAATGTGTCAACAGCACTCTGAGAAGGGTTACCTGTCCTAACCTATGAGCAATAATGCTAACCCGGATCAGTTCATTCATCTTATTTGGAATCGACTTCCGAACATTAAGAATTCCTAATTTTGAGATCAACGGCTTTCCAAAGTGACACCATCGCCGAAAATATTCGTAACCAACTATCAGGGCCAACTCCGCACGCCTTGGATTATGACACGGCCCGAAATAGTTGGATTCTTATACCACGACACGCGTCAAATTGCGTAGGGGAATCAGGGGAAAATATTGACTTTTCTTAGGTTTTGCGCGAATCTTTAGGATTCGCCCTTCTTGCAGTTGAATAATGAACCAAACCACGCCCCACAAAGATAGAAGTCCGGCCGACGACCTGGTTTATCCGATTACCACGACTGAAAGCCCGCTGTTGATCATTGCCGGTCCGCAAACGGCAAAACCTGCACGCTCGTTGAAAGGGTACTTCACCTCGTTCGAAATGGCGTCGCTTCCGAAAACATTCTTATTGCAACGTTTACGGAAAAGGCCGCGAAGGAGCTTGTCACTCGCGTCAAATCGGCTTCTTGAATTGAATCTGCTTAAATCTGAATGAGATGTACATCGGTACACTTCATTCAATGTTCCTGCGAATCCTCGACGAACATCGAGAACACACCCGCCTTAAGAAGTTATCGAATACTTGACGCCTTTGATCCAATACTTCGTTTATCGGTACATGAACGAGTTTGCCGCAATCGAAGATGCTGAAGCCGTACTAGGATCTTTCGCGGGCGGAAAATGGCAGAAATCGCAGACGGTGGTTGGATGCGTTTCAAAGCTCGCCGAAGAATGTTTGGATCCGGACGTCCTGATCAAATCGACGGGTTCTCAAGATCCGCGTCATGGGACGGTTTTACAAACTTTACCAGGAAAAACTAGCCGAAGAGAATTGTCTGGATTTTTCGTAATCCAAAGCGAAATGCTCCATTTGATAGAGAATCGGCCGGAAATCTTGGGCAAGCTTCAGGACAAACTCCAGTATTTGATGATCGATGAGTACCAAGACACGAACACGATCCAGAAAAGATTGTACTCATGTTGGCCGACAAACATAAACGTATCTGTGTTGTCGGCGACGACGATCAAGCGTTTATATCATTTTGAGGTGCCACGATCCGAAACATTCTCGAATTTCCGCAAAACTTTGCTCCGGAGTGCAAGAAGGCGAAGTTAGTCACGAACTATCGATCGCATCCAGGCATTATCGACTTTACAATCGGTGGATGGATGGAACAAAACTGGACGGAAAACGGCGTGACTTTCCGATTTGAAAAGACGATCGTCCTGAGAAGCTGACTTCGCGGAGTATCCGTCTGCGATCAAGATCCGAGCGAACAACGAAGCAACTTATTTTGAAGAAGTCTACCAGTTCATAAAGACCTTGGAAGACAGCGGCAAACTGACCGACTACAACCAAATTGCATTCCCTTTTCCGGTCAGTCAAGCATTCGACCGCGATCGGCCTGGCTGACTATCTGGAGGAACGCGGTATTCGAGTTTCTCCCTAGATCTGCACTTTTCTTCGACCGGACTGAAATAAAACTGTTACTCTCCGCTCCTGATCTTCATCTTTCCGAATCTTTTTGAGGATCTTAAATGGGCCGAGGATGCTGAGCTCGAAATTTGGGATCGGTATGAAGCATGGAAACTTGAATTCGCGAACGCTCTTCGGTCCGACTTGGACCGAAATGCAGAG
The DNA window shown above is from Chloracidobacterium sp. and carries:
- a CDS encoding nucleotidyltransferase, which encodes MSVADMIRQFLANLAITNTDTISLRLRRDHRRAQQKFRDTESKTANTLQVGSFGRKTGINGISDLDMLYIMPKAKWETYKDNGQLKLLQDVRAAILARYPNTAVRVDRLVVTVTYTNFHVEVQPVFEQDDGSFKYPDTYNGGCWKFTKPRAEMKAFAELDEQKNLNLRRLSKMVRAWRNKHGVVMGGLLIDTLAYNFLNSTSDYDTKSYLYYDWMSRDFFKYLSELPKQDRYNAPGSGQHVKVKKSFQRKAKKAYHLCLDAIDAEKTSSANKKWKKVYGRAFPAAETQTEASSSSDRSWRATEEFIEDKFPIDIRYNVRLDCEVKQDGFREHTLRHMLANKYPLFAKRSLDFFIADIDVPNDYSVYWKVLNRGEEAERRDQIRGQIVPDQGYGRKTEPATFRGDHLVECYVVQNGVVVARSRISVPISNNAEPNGH
- the lexA gene encoding repressor LexA translates to MYAYIMGRKPKDDLKGFLFIADHLARFGKQPSFEAIRVELDYGSKRSVQLLLDRLAAAGRIVYEHGVIELVHKSDRVANARTVDVPILAEVPCGPMEEAIEDAKGWVKVSTSVAKPGSRYFILRAKGDSMNLANIAPGDLMLVRQQATADNGDIVLALVDGAATVKRFRRDNGFVVLTPESDNPENKPMIFTEGFSIQGKVITRLPDPY
- a CDS encoding UvrD-helicase domain-containing protein is translated as MNEFAAIEDAEAVLGSFAGGKWQKSQTVVGCVSKLAEECLDPDVLIKSTGSQDPRHGTVLQTLPGKTSRRELSGFFVIQSEMLHLIENRPEILGKLQDKLQYLMIDEYQDTNTIQKRLYSCWPTNINVSVLSATTIKRLYHFEVPRSETFSNFRKTLLRSARRRS